A single window of Theropithecus gelada isolate Dixy chromosome 9, Tgel_1.0, whole genome shotgun sequence DNA harbors:
- the SPA17 gene encoding LOW QUALITY PROTEIN: sperm surface protein Sp17 (The sequence of the model RefSeq protein was modified relative to this genomic sequence to represent the inferred CDS: inserted 1 base in 1 codon; deleted 1 base in 1 codon; substituted 2 bases at 2 genomic stop codons), whose protein sequence is MSIPFSNTHYXILQGFGSLLEGLTHEILREQLDNIXAFAAAYFESFLEKREKTTFDPAEWGTQVEDRFXNSHAFEEQEPPEKCDPKQENSPISGKEEETPVTILDSSEEDKEKEEVAAVKIQAAFWGHIAREEVRRMETDSLQLEEIEDNSEDTGFTSRKHEK, encoded by the exons ATGTCGATTCCATTCTCCAACACCCACTACTGAATTCTGCAAGGATTTGGGAGTCTTCTTGAAGGGCTGACACACGAGATTCTGAGAGAGCAGCTGGATAATA CAGCTTTTGCAGCAGCATATTTTGAGAGCTTtctagagaaaagagagaaaaccacTTTTGATCCAGCAGAATGGGGGACTCAGGTAGAAGACCGCTTCTAGAACAGCCATGCATTCGAGGAGCAAGAACCACCTGAGAAATGTGATCCTAAACAAGAAAACTCCCCGATAtctgggaaggaggaagagacaccagTCACCATCTTAGACTCTTCTGAGGAagataaggaaaaagaagaggttgCTGCTGTCAAAATCCAAGCTGCCTTCTGGGGACACATAGCCAGAGAGGAGGTAAGGAGAATGGAAACAGATAGTCTCCAACTTGAGGAAATAGAGGACAAC AGTGAGGACACTGGTTTCACCTccaggaaacatgaaaaataa